AATCTAAGCAAAATATATTAAAAGAAAAGTTTAGCTTTTAAACCAAATAAATGAAACTTATAGGCCCTTTCAAACAAGTTGTAACACTTGCGAATCTTCCGTTAAGAGGAAAACTTTCTGATGAACAAATTGAAATTATCGTCGATGGCGGAATTTTAGTTAATGAAAATAAAATTCATGCAATCGGAAATTTTGAAACTTTAAAATCTGAAAATCAAAATATAGAAATCGAAACAATTGAAGGCGAACAAATCGTACTTCCTGCGTTTGTAGATTCTCACACTCATATTTGTTTTGGTGGAAACCGTGCTAATGATTTTGCGATGCGAAATGCAGGGAAAACCTATCTTGAAATTGCCGAAAGTGGCGGTGGAATCTGGAGTTCGGTACAACATACAAGAAACGCTTCAGAAGAAGAATTGCTGAAAACTTTATTAGAAAGAATTGATTTTTTAATTTCTCTTGGAATTACAACCATTGAAGTAAAAAGCGGTTACGGTTTGGATGTTGAAAACGAGCTGAAAATGCTTAGAATGATTAAAAAAGCACAGGAAAAGACTCAGGCAACTTTAGTTCCGACCTGTCTTTCAGCACATTTAAAGCCACGAGATTTTGAAGGAACTAACGAAGAATATTTAAATTATATTTTAACCGAAATTTTACCAAAAGTAAAAGAAGAAAACCTTGCAAAACGTGTTGATATTTTTATTGAGAAATCAGCATTCCAACCGGAAGAAAGTAAAGATTTCCTACTTAAAACTAAAGACTTAGGTTTCGAAATTACGGTTCATGCAGATCAGTTTACACCGGGAAGCTCTCGAATTGCCGTAGAAGTTGGCGCGAAATCTGCAGATCATTTAGAAGCTACAATCGATGAAGATATCGGCTTTTTGGCAAAGTCTGAAACCGTGGCAACCGCTTTACCGGGAGCTAGTTTAGGATTGGGTGAAAAGTTTACTCCAGCAAGAAAGTTATTGGATGCAGGAGCAATAGTTGCGATTGCAAGTGACTGGAATCCTGGTTCTGCACCGATGGGGAATTTAATTACGCAAGCTTCTATTTTAGCAACATTTGAAAAGTTAACAACCGCAGAAGTTTTAGCAGGAATGACTTTCCGTTCAGCTTTTGCTTTAGGTTTAGAAGACAGAGGAAGTTTAAAGGAAGGTTTAAAAGCAGATTTTGTAACCTATAAAACCAACAATTTCCAAAATGTTCTTTATAATCAAGGAAGCTTGAAGGTAGAGAATGTTTATATCGATGGGATTAAAGTAAAATAATATGGGAATTTTCGATAAATTTTTCAGTAAAAAAGAAGAGAAAGAAGCTGCCGAAATTAAAAATTATAAAAATTTTTGGGATTGGTTTCTTACTAAAGAAAAATATTTTTTTGATGTCGTAAAAAACCACGATAATATAGAAAATAACTTTTTTGATATTATTGCTCCAAAACTTAAAGAGTTAAACGGAGGATATTATTTTCTTGCGGGAATGAGCGATGATTCTACTGCAGAATTGATTCTAACGGTAGAAGGTGATATTAAAAATATAGCTTTTGCTGAAGAAATTATTGAGATGGCTCCCAAACTTGATCATTGGAAATTTACCGCTCTAAAACCGGAAATGAATCTCACAAGCGGAATTGAAATGGATGGCAGAAAATTTTCTGGTGAAAATATTTTCTTTTATGAGAATGAAGTCGAAGGTTATCCCGACGAAATCGAC
Above is a genomic segment from Chryseobacterium mulctrae containing:
- the hutI gene encoding imidazolonepropionase; the protein is MKLIGPFKQVVTLANLPLRGKLSDEQIEIIVDGGILVNENKIHAIGNFETLKSENQNIEIETIEGEQIVLPAFVDSHTHICFGGNRANDFAMRNAGKTYLEIAESGGGIWSSVQHTRNASEEELLKTLLERIDFLISLGITTIEVKSGYGLDVENELKMLRMIKKAQEKTQATLVPTCLSAHLKPRDFEGTNEEYLNYILTEILPKVKEENLAKRVDIFIEKSAFQPEESKDFLLKTKDLGFEITVHADQFTPGSSRIAVEVGAKSADHLEATIDEDIGFLAKSETVATALPGASLGLGEKFTPARKLLDAGAIVAIASDWNPGSAPMGNLITQASILATFEKLTTAEVLAGMTFRSAFALGLEDRGSLKEGLKADFVTYKTNNFQNVLYNQGSLKVENVYIDGIKVK